One Psychrobacillus glaciei genomic region harbors:
- a CDS encoding acyl-CoA dehydrogenase, with amino-acid sequence MELKFTEEQLMMRNMVRDFAKVEIEPYIERMEQGEFPREIIKKMGELGLMGITVPEKYGGAEMDFTSYVIAINELSKVSAVVGVILSVHTSVGTNPILYFGNEEQKNKYVPKLATGEYLGAFCLTEQSAGSDAGALRTKAVKKDDHYVLNGSKVFITNGGEADVNIVFASTDPSQGSRGISAFIVEKETPGFIVGKDEKKMGLHGSRTVQITFEDMKIPVANRLGEEGEGFKIAMANLNTGRIGIATQALGIAEAAFEAAVGYAKERVQFGKPIAANQGIGFKLADMGTAVEASRLLVYRAASLREKGLPCGKEASMAKLFASKTAVDVAIEAVQVFGGYGYTEDYPVERYFRDAKITEIYEGTSEIQKIVISKHLTN; translated from the coding sequence ATGGAATTGAAATTCACGGAAGAACAATTAATGATGCGTAATATGGTACGGGATTTTGCAAAAGTGGAAATCGAACCTTATATTGAACGAATGGAACAAGGGGAGTTTCCTCGTGAAATCATTAAAAAAATGGGCGAACTTGGGTTAATGGGAATAACTGTACCAGAAAAATATGGCGGAGCAGAAATGGATTTTACAAGCTACGTAATCGCGATTAATGAGCTATCAAAAGTAAGTGCTGTTGTTGGCGTAATTCTTTCCGTTCACACATCTGTTGGCACGAACCCAATCCTTTATTTTGGCAATGAAGAGCAAAAAAATAAATACGTTCCGAAGCTAGCAACTGGTGAATACTTAGGCGCATTTTGTTTAACCGAGCAATCTGCAGGATCTGATGCTGGAGCATTGAGAACGAAAGCAGTTAAGAAAGATGACCATTACGTATTAAACGGTTCGAAAGTATTTATTACAAACGGTGGCGAGGCAGATGTAAATATCGTGTTTGCTTCAACGGATCCATCGCAAGGATCAAGAGGGATCTCTGCATTTATCGTGGAAAAGGAAACACCAGGTTTTATTGTCGGAAAAGATGAAAAGAAAATGGGCTTGCATGGTTCTAGAACTGTGCAAATCACCTTTGAAGATATGAAAATTCCTGTTGCAAATAGACTTGGTGAAGAAGGCGAAGGATTTAAAATTGCAATGGCGAACTTAAATACAGGTCGTATCGGAATCGCTACGCAGGCACTTGGAATTGCAGAAGCAGCATTCGAAGCAGCGGTTGGATACGCAAAAGAGCGTGTGCAATTTGGGAAACCAATTGCTGCAAACCAAGGAATAGGTTTCAAGCTTGCCGATATGGGCACAGCAGTAGAAGCGTCTAGACTTCTTGTATACCGTGCAGCGAGCCTTCGCGAAAAAGGACTTCCTTGTGGAAAAGAAGCATCGATGGCAAAATTATTCGCTTCGAAAACAGCGGTGGACGTAGCTATTGAAGCAGTCCAAGTATTCGGCGGTTACGGCTATACGGAAGATTATCCAGTAGAACGCTATTTCCGTGACGCCAAAATTACCGAAATTTACGAAGGAACAAGTGAAATCCAAAAAATCGTCATTAGTAAACATCTAACGAATTAA
- a CDS encoding acyl-CoA dehydrogenase gives MNFQLSEEHEMIRKMVRDFAENEVGPTAAERDEEERFDREIFDKMAELGLTGIPWPEEYGGIGSDYLAYCIAVEELSRVCASTGVTLSAHTSLAGWPIFKYGNEEQKQKYLRPMAEGTKIGGYGLTEAGSGSDAGGMKTTAKLDGDHYVLNGSKIFITNGGIADIYVVFAVTDPDSKHKGTSAFIIEADFSGFSVGKKEKKLGIRSSPTTEIIFDNCRVPKENLLGEEGEGFIIAMKTLDGGRNGIAAQAVGIAQGALDAAVGYAKERVQFGKPIVANQGISFKLADMATSTEASRLLTYQAAWLESNGLPYGKESAMAKLMAGDTAMKVTTEAVQVFGGYGYTKDYPVERFMRDAKITQIYEGTQEIQRLVISRMLTK, from the coding sequence ATGAATTTTCAACTTTCAGAAGAGCATGAAATGATTCGTAAAATGGTACGTGATTTTGCAGAAAACGAAGTAGGGCCAACAGCTGCAGAACGTGACGAAGAAGAACGCTTTGACCGTGAAATTTTCGACAAAATGGCGGAACTAGGATTAACGGGTATTCCTTGGCCAGAAGAATACGGCGGAATTGGTTCCGATTATCTTGCTTACTGTATCGCGGTAGAAGAATTATCCCGCGTATGTGCTTCAACTGGTGTAACACTTTCTGCGCATACATCACTTGCTGGATGGCCGATTTTCAAATACGGCAATGAAGAGCAAAAACAAAAATACCTTCGTCCAATGGCTGAGGGAACAAAAATCGGTGGATACGGTTTAACAGAAGCTGGTTCAGGTTCTGACGCAGGTGGCATGAAAACAACTGCTAAATTAGATGGCGATCATTATGTACTAAATGGTTCTAAAATTTTCATTACAAATGGTGGAATCGCGGATATCTATGTTGTTTTTGCAGTAACTGATCCAGATTCCAAACATAAAGGTACAAGCGCATTTATCATAGAAGCTGATTTCTCTGGATTCTCTGTTGGGAAAAAAGAAAAGAAATTAGGAATCCGTTCTTCACCTACGACTGAAATTATTTTTGATAATTGCCGTGTACCAAAAGAAAATCTTCTTGGGGAAGAAGGAGAAGGTTTCATTATCGCAATGAAAACATTAGATGGTGGACGTAATGGCATTGCTGCTCAAGCTGTTGGTATCGCACAAGGTGCACTCGATGCTGCAGTTGGATACGCTAAAGAACGCGTGCAATTCGGCAAACCAATCGTTGCGAACCAAGGTATATCTTTCAAACTAGCGGATATGGCAACTTCTACAGAAGCATCTCGTTTACTTACGTACCAAGCGGCATGGTTGGAATCCAATGGGCTTCCTTACGGCAAAGAATCTGCGATGGCGAAACTGATGGCTGGCGATACAGCGATGAAAGTGACGACAGAAGCGGTTCAAGTGTTCGGTGGGTATGGTTATACAAAAGATTATCCAGTGGAACGCTTTATGCGCGATGCAAAAATCACACAAATATACGAGGGCACACAAGAAATTCAACGTCTCGTTATTTCTCGTATGCTAACAAAATAA
- a CDS encoding TetR/AcrR family transcriptional regulator: MEKKHEVKTSVKDENLIEKRRHQMIRAAVTLFKEKGFHRATTREIAKEAGFSIGTLYEYIRTKEDVLYLVCDSIYNEVHDKLSQISAQNGTIEDLKTAIRHYYRVIDDMQDEFVVMYQESKSLPKGALEYVLNKELEMINIFRKILVDCVQNGELRLTEAQTNLYAHTIVVQGQMWAFRRWVLRKEYTLEQFTELQIEFVLNGMGK, translated from the coding sequence ATGGAAAAAAAGCATGAAGTGAAGACATCCGTCAAAGATGAAAATTTGATCGAAAAAAGGCGTCACCAAATGATTCGTGCAGCTGTCACCTTATTCAAAGAAAAGGGCTTCCACCGGGCGACGACGAGAGAAATCGCAAAAGAAGCAGGATTTAGTATTGGAACACTCTATGAGTATATTCGTACAAAGGAAGATGTACTCTATTTAGTTTGCGATAGTATTTACAATGAAGTACATGACAAACTATCCCAAATTTCGGCACAAAATGGCACAATTGAAGACTTGAAAACGGCAATCCGCCATTATTATCGGGTAATTGACGATATGCAGGATGAATTCGTTGTTATGTATCAAGAATCCAAATCATTACCAAAAGGTGCACTAGAATACGTTTTGAATAAAGAGCTAGAGATGATTAATATTTTCCGGAAAATTCTTGTTGACTGTGTACAAAATGGGGAACTAAGGTTAACAGAAGCGCAAACAAACCTTTATGCGCATACAATTGTCGTTCAAGGACAAATGTGGGCATTTAGAAGATGGGTTTTACGCAAGGAATATACGCTTGAACAATTTACAGAACTACAAATAGAATTTGTCTTAAATGGGATGGGCAAGTAA
- the icmF gene encoding fused isobutyryl-CoA mutase/GTPase IcmF has protein sequence MSTVEVYRPKNHVRFVTASSLFDGHDASINIMRRILQASGAEVIHLGHNRSVEEVVNAAIQEDVQGIAISSYQGGHVEYFKYMKDLLVERGAPHIRIYGGGGGVIIPKEIKELQEYGISGIFSPEDGRKLGLQGMINQMLIECDVPTKASGAQNEIEAVSTENPEVLAHLITIAEEAHQTQDAEVKVMIEQARTLSKGTPVLGITGTGGAGKSSLTDELIRRFLHELPNKKIAVLSIDPTKQKTGGALLGDRIRMNAIFNKRVFMRSLATRGSRTELSGALADVLDVVKVAGFDLIIVETSGIGQGDAEITNVSDASMYVMTSEFGAPSQLEKIDMIDYADLIVINKFERKGSEDALRQVQKQYQRSRELWHDDLDTMPVYGTIASQFNDKGTNSLFAALVDVLNEKTGTNWETSYEQFVKTQKQNVIIPNDRRYYLREITDTVRGYHKKSDEQVAFARRLFQLEGAMETVKEKAADDALIQSLESLANGIRDELTAESKRILENWAALKEAYAGDEFVTKVRDKEIRTILRTESLAGLKIPKVVLPKFVDYGEILRWVYKENVPGSFPYTAGVFPFKREGEDPKRQFAGEGTPERTNRRFHYLSKDDDAKRLSTAFDSVTLYGEDPDHRPDIYGKVGESGVSICTLEDMKKLYDGFDLCAPSTSVSMTINGPAPIILAMFMNTAIDQQVRIQEEKLGRTLTVEEFTEVKTATLQVVRGTVQADILKEDQGQNTCIFSTEFALRMMGDIQQYFIDQKVRNYYSVSISGYHIAEAGANPISQLAFTLSNGFTYVEYYLSRGMNIDDFAPNLSFFFSNGLDPEYTVIGRVARRIWSVVMRDKYGANDRSQKLKYHVQTSGRSLHAQEIDFNDIRTTLQALMALQDNCNSLHTNAYDEAITTPTEESVRRAMAIQMIITKEHGLSKNENPLQGSFIVEEMTDLVEEAVLSEFDRINDRGGVLGAMETQYQRGKIQEESMYYEMKKHTGELPIIGVNTYLNPNPASAEDIDNMELARATKEEKETQITNLQNFQQKHTNEAEEALARLKQVAVTGGNIFEELMTTVQKASLGQITNALYEVGGQYRRNM, from the coding sequence ATGTCAACTGTAGAAGTATATCGTCCAAAAAATCATGTTCGTTTTGTCACAGCATCTAGTCTATTTGACGGTCATGATGCTTCGATTAATATTATGCGCCGTATTTTACAAGCAAGTGGAGCAGAAGTAATTCACTTAGGCCATAACCGTTCCGTAGAAGAAGTCGTGAATGCTGCTATTCAAGAAGATGTACAAGGGATTGCAATTTCTTCCTATCAAGGAGGGCATGTTGAGTATTTTAAATATATGAAGGACTTACTCGTAGAACGCGGCGCACCTCATATTCGCATATATGGCGGTGGTGGTGGAGTAATAATTCCGAAAGAAATAAAAGAACTACAAGAATATGGAATCTCAGGAATTTTCTCACCTGAAGATGGTCGAAAACTTGGTCTTCAAGGTATGATCAATCAAATGTTAATAGAATGTGATGTACCAACAAAAGCTTCTGGAGCGCAAAATGAAATAGAAGCGGTTTCAACTGAAAATCCAGAAGTACTTGCCCATTTAATCACAATTGCTGAAGAAGCTCATCAAACGCAAGATGCTGAAGTGAAAGTAATGATTGAACAAGCAAGGACTTTGTCAAAAGGCACGCCAGTTTTAGGAATTACAGGTACTGGAGGAGCAGGAAAAAGTTCCTTAACAGACGAATTAATTCGCCGTTTTTTACATGAATTACCTAACAAAAAAATAGCCGTACTGTCGATTGATCCAACGAAACAAAAAACGGGTGGAGCATTACTTGGCGACCGAATTCGTATGAATGCAATCTTCAATAAACGAGTATTTATGCGTAGTTTAGCAACACGTGGATCTCGAACCGAATTATCAGGTGCACTTGCAGATGTATTGGATGTTGTAAAAGTAGCTGGTTTCGATTTAATCATTGTAGAAACAAGTGGTATCGGGCAAGGGGACGCGGAAATTACAAACGTATCGGACGCTTCGATGTATGTAATGACAAGCGAGTTCGGGGCACCATCTCAATTAGAAAAAATCGATATGATTGACTATGCAGATTTAATTGTCATCAATAAATTCGAACGTAAAGGCTCAGAAGACGCACTTAGACAAGTTCAAAAGCAATATCAACGCAGTCGCGAGCTATGGCATGATGATTTAGATACAATGCCCGTTTACGGAACAATTGCAAGCCAATTTAATGATAAAGGTACTAATTCTTTATTTGCAGCTTTAGTTGATGTGTTGAATGAAAAGACAGGTACTAACTGGGAAACTTCGTATGAACAATTTGTGAAAACGCAAAAGCAAAATGTTATTATTCCAAATGATCGTCGTTATTACTTGCGTGAAATTACAGATACCGTTCGGGGATACCATAAAAAGTCCGATGAACAAGTGGCTTTTGCGAGAAGATTGTTCCAATTAGAAGGAGCAATGGAGACTGTGAAAGAAAAAGCTGCGGATGATGCTTTAATACAATCACTGGAATCATTAGCGAATGGAATTCGTGATGAATTAACAGCGGAATCAAAACGAATATTGGAAAACTGGGCTGCTTTAAAAGAAGCATATGCTGGGGATGAATTTGTAACGAAAGTTCGTGACAAAGAAATTCGCACAATCCTTCGTACAGAGAGCTTGGCAGGGTTAAAAATTCCAAAAGTAGTACTACCAAAATTCGTTGATTATGGTGAAATTTTAAGATGGGTATATAAAGAAAATGTTCCGGGTTCATTCCCGTATACAGCTGGCGTTTTCCCGTTCAAACGGGAAGGAGAAGATCCGAAGCGTCAGTTTGCAGGAGAGGGTACACCGGAGCGTACAAATCGTCGTTTCCATTATTTATCAAAAGACGATGATGCAAAGCGCCTTTCTACAGCGTTTGACTCGGTAACACTTTACGGAGAAGATCCAGATCACCGTCCAGATATTTACGGAAAAGTCGGTGAATCTGGTGTAAGTATTTGTACGCTAGAGGATATGAAAAAACTGTATGATGGCTTTGATTTATGTGCGCCATCTACTTCTGTATCAATGACGATTAATGGACCTGCTCCAATAATTTTAGCAATGTTCATGAATACAGCAATCGATCAGCAAGTTCGTATTCAAGAAGAAAAACTTGGTCGTACCCTGACTGTGGAAGAATTTACAGAAGTGAAAACTGCAACGTTGCAAGTAGTTCGTGGGACGGTTCAAGCAGATATATTAAAAGAGGATCAAGGTCAAAATACGTGTATTTTCTCGACAGAATTTGCTTTACGTATGATGGGTGACATTCAACAATATTTTATTGATCAAAAAGTTCGTAATTATTATTCGGTTTCCATATCTGGTTATCATATTGCAGAAGCGGGAGCTAATCCAATATCCCAGCTGGCGTTCACACTTTCAAATGGTTTCACTTACGTGGAGTACTACTTGAGTCGCGGTATGAATATTGATGACTTTGCACCTAATTTATCGTTCTTCTTTTCGAATGGTTTGGATCCGGAGTACACGGTAATTGGCCGCGTTGCTCGTCGCATTTGGTCTGTCGTAATGCGAGACAAATATGGTGCGAATGATCGAAGTCAGAAACTGAAATACCATGTTCAAACATCAGGTAGAAGTCTTCATGCGCAAGAAATCGATTTTAATGATATTCGCACAACACTTCAAGCGTTGATGGCATTGCAAGACAATTGTAACTCGCTTCATACAAATGCATATGACGAAGCAATCACAACTCCGACAGAAGAATCCGTTCGACGTGCAATGGCCATTCAAATGATCATTACAAAAGAACACGGATTATCGAAAAATGAAAATCCACTTCAAGGATCGTTTATTGTCGAAGAAATGACGGACCTTGTCGAAGAAGCAGTTCTTTCTGAATTTGATCGAATAAATGACCGCGGTGGCGTGCTTGGTGCAATGGAAACACAATACCAACGCGGTAAAATTCAAGAAGAATCCATGTACTATGAAATGAAAAAACACACTGGAGAACTTCCGATTATAGGTGTTAACACGTATTTAAATCCAAATCCTGCTTCCGCAGAGGACATTGATAATATGGAACTTGCTCGTGCAACGAAAGAAGAAAAAGAAACACAAATTACAAATCTCCAAAACTTCCAACAAAAACATACAAACGAAGCTGAGGAAGCACTCGCTCGTCTAAAACAAGTAGCTGTAACCGGCGGTAACATCTTCGAAGAGCTAATGACAACAGTTCAGAAAGCAAGTCTAGGACAAATCACGAACGCTCTTTACGAGGTTGGTGGGCAATACCGACGCAATATGTAA
- the rpoE gene encoding DNA-directed RNA polymerase subunit delta, with protein sequence MKFREMTTAQLQEESLIDIGFAILEDKKNSLTLTELFDEIQKLNGFTDQEMADRKPQFYTDMNIDGRFLATAENQWGLREWYPVEQIEEETAPTVKVRKKKAKVSEDDDLDDLDEDEIVFEEEFDEFAEEEDEEDEVVIDFVEGIDEVIEEDLIDEDEDEFEIIEDEELDDEDLEDEE encoded by the coding sequence TTGAAATTTCGTGAAATGACAACAGCACAATTACAAGAAGAATCATTAATAGATATAGGTTTTGCTATTTTAGAGGATAAGAAAAACTCTTTAACACTTACTGAACTATTTGATGAAATTCAAAAACTTAATGGATTTACAGATCAAGAGATGGCAGATCGCAAGCCTCAATTCTATACTGATATGAACATTGACGGTCGTTTCTTAGCTACTGCTGAAAACCAATGGGGTCTTAGAGAATGGTACCCTGTAGAACAAATAGAAGAAGAAACTGCCCCAACTGTAAAAGTTCGTAAAAAGAAAGCGAAAGTATCAGAAGACGACGACTTGGATGATTTGGACGAAGATGAAATTGTCTTTGAAGAAGAATTCGATGAGTTTGCTGAAGAAGAAGATGAAGAAGACGAAGTAGTAATTGATTTCGTAGAAGGAATCGATGAAGTGATTGAAGAGGATTTAATTGATGAAGACGAAGATGAATTTGAAATTATTGAAGATGAAGAGTTGGACGACGAAGATCTAGAAGACGAGGAATAA
- a CDS encoding CTP synthase has translation MTKFIFVTGGVVSSLGKGITAASLGRLLKNRGLNVTIQKFDPYINLDPGTMSPYQHGEVFVTDDGAETDLDLGHYERFIDINLNKYSNITTGKVYSSVLRKERRGDYNGGTVQVIPHITNEIKERLFLAAKETHADIVITEIGGTVGDIESLPFLETIRQMKRDVGSKNVMYVHCTLVPFIKAAGEMKTKPTQHSVKELRSLGIQPNVIVCRSEMPIPQDMKDKIALFCDIKPEEVIECIDADSLYEIPLMLQAQHLDQIVVDHFQLETKEADMTDWQALVDQVKSLSKTVRIGLVGKYVELQDAYISVVEAMKHAGYKFDADIEVKWVNAEEVNDANVAEILSDVDGILVPGGFGDRGVEGKIAATKFARENNVPFLGICLGMQLATVEFARSILELQGAHSTELDPTTAHSIIDLLPEQKDIEDLGGTLRLGLYPCKLTPGSKAHQAYGEELVYERHRHRYEFNNEYREQFEAAGFVFSGTSPDGRLIEIIELPDHPFFVASQFHPEFVSRPQRPQPLFREFIKAAVEK, from the coding sequence ATGACTAAATTTATTTTTGTAACTGGTGGAGTAGTTTCTTCATTAGGAAAAGGTATAACAGCGGCGTCGCTAGGCCGTTTATTGAAAAACAGAGGGTTGAATGTAACGATTCAAAAATTTGATCCATACATTAACTTAGACCCTGGAACGATGAGTCCATATCAACACGGAGAAGTTTTTGTAACAGATGATGGTGCAGAAACAGATTTAGACTTAGGGCATTACGAGCGTTTTATTGACATTAATCTAAATAAATACTCGAATATCACAACAGGGAAAGTATATTCTTCTGTATTAAGAAAAGAACGTCGTGGCGATTATAATGGTGGAACAGTGCAAGTAATTCCACATATTACAAATGAAATTAAAGAGCGTTTATTTTTAGCTGCAAAAGAAACACATGCAGATATCGTAATAACGGAAATCGGTGGTACAGTTGGAGATATCGAATCACTTCCATTCTTAGAAACAATTCGTCAAATGAAACGTGATGTAGGTAGTAAAAATGTGATGTACGTACATTGTACATTGGTTCCATTTATTAAAGCTGCTGGTGAAATGAAAACGAAGCCAACCCAACATAGTGTGAAAGAATTGCGCAGTCTAGGTATTCAACCGAATGTTATTGTCTGCCGTTCAGAAATGCCAATTCCTCAAGATATGAAAGACAAAATTGCGTTATTCTGTGACATCAAACCCGAAGAAGTAATCGAATGTATTGATGCAGACTCACTTTATGAGATTCCATTGATGCTTCAAGCACAACATTTAGACCAAATTGTAGTGGATCATTTCCAATTGGAAACAAAAGAAGCGGATATGACAGACTGGCAAGCACTTGTCGATCAAGTAAAATCATTATCGAAAACAGTTCGTATTGGTTTAGTAGGAAAATACGTTGAACTTCAAGATGCATACATTTCTGTAGTAGAAGCGATGAAACATGCTGGTTACAAATTTGATGCAGATATTGAAGTGAAATGGGTGAATGCAGAAGAAGTAAATGATGCAAATGTTGCTGAAATACTTTCCGACGTGGATGGAATTCTTGTTCCTGGTGGATTTGGAGACCGCGGAGTAGAAGGTAAAATCGCAGCTACGAAATTTGCACGTGAAAACAATGTGCCTTTCTTAGGTATTTGTCTAGGAATGCAACTTGCAACAGTTGAATTTGCACGTTCTATTTTAGAATTACAAGGAGCTCATTCGACAGAATTAGATCCAACAACAGCACATTCTATTATTGACTTATTGCCTGAACAAAAAGACATTGAGGATCTAGGTGGAACACTTCGTCTTGGATTATATCCATGTAAACTAACTCCTGGCTCAAAAGCACACCAAGCATACGGAGAAGAGCTTGTATACGAACGTCACCGTCACCGTTACGAATTCAACAATGAATACCGTGAACAATTCGAAGCAGCAGGATTTGTGTTCTCTGGTACAAGCCCAGATGGTCGTCTAATCGAAATCATCGAGCTACCAGATCACCCATTCTTCGTAGCATCTCAGTTCCATCCGGAATTTGTGTCACGTCCACAACGTCCGCAACCTTTATTCCGTGAATTCATAAAAGCAGCCGTAGAAAAATAA
- a CDS encoding DUF2529 family protein: MKMLTTQLSGLLQRIAASEEENIEETARLLAQAAAREGSIYFASFDEMESIAINAKYAVETFPNMHVWTTDTVLTSIDRVWIITRSCENKEALGLAKKLSNEFIPFSVTAAEPPDDANHLASLAYTYISLKLSKGLLPSEDGSRIVLPYALSAMFVYEAVKMKLDEMLMDE, translated from the coding sequence ATGAAAATGCTAACAACACAACTCTCTGGGCTTCTTCAAAGAATCGCTGCTTCCGAAGAAGAGAATATAGAAGAAACCGCTAGACTTCTTGCGCAAGCCGCTGCACGTGAAGGTTCCATCTATTTTGCCAGTTTCGACGAAATGGAAAGCATCGCAATTAATGCAAAATATGCTGTAGAAACTTTTCCAAATATGCATGTATGGACAACAGATACTGTACTTACAAGCATTGACCGTGTTTGGATTATTACAAGATCTTGTGAGAATAAAGAAGCTCTTGGTCTCGCAAAAAAATTAAGTAATGAATTTATTCCTTTTAGTGTTACTGCTGCGGAGCCTCCAGACGATGCAAACCACCTTGCAAGTTTAGCATATACATATATTTCCTTGAAGTTATCTAAAGGCTTGCTTCCTTCTGAAGATGGAAGTCGCATTGTCCTACCCTATGCTTTAAGTGCAATGTTTGTATATGAAGCTGTCAAAATGAAGCTCGACGAAATGCTCATGGATGAATAG
- a CDS encoding response regulator, translated as MKHILIVDDQLGIRMLLKEVFSQDGYEVSLASNGLEALDIAEKQAIDGVLLDMKIPGMDGIKILTYLKEKYPSLPVMMMTAYGELNMIQKSMDLGASLYFTKPFDIFEVRDAINNLLKK; from the coding sequence ATGAAACACATTTTAATTGTTGATGATCAACTAGGAATACGAATGCTCTTGAAAGAAGTTTTTTCACAAGATGGTTATGAAGTGAGTCTCGCTTCAAACGGACTGGAGGCATTGGATATAGCTGAAAAACAAGCTATTGACGGTGTTTTGTTGGATATGAAAATTCCTGGAATGGACGGGATAAAAATTCTAACATACTTAAAAGAAAAGTATCCAAGTTTACCTGTAATGATGATGACGGCATATGGGGAGTTAAACATGATCCAAAAATCGATGGATTTAGGTGCATCACTTTACTTTACAAAACCTTTTGATATTTTTGAGGTCCGTGATGCAATAAATAATCTGTTGAAAAAGTAG
- a CDS encoding class II fructose-bisphosphate aldolase, which translates to MALVSMKEMLIKGKKEGYAVGQFNINNLEFTQAILQAAEEEKSPVILGVSEGAAKYMGGFTTVVHMVKGLMEDYKTSVPVAIHLDHGSSFEKCKEAIDAGFTSVMIDASHHSFEENVEITSNVVDYAHARNISVEAELGTVGGQEDDVVADGVIYANPSECAELVKRTSIDCLAPALGSVHGPYKGEPNLGFEEMEEISKLADLPLVLHGGTGIPTHDIERSISLGTAKINVNTENQIAATNAIRNYLNENSSQYDPRKYLIPARDAIKTTVIGKMREFGSSNKA; encoded by the coding sequence ATGGCTTTAGTATCGATGAAAGAAATGCTTATAAAAGGAAAAAAAGAAGGATATGCTGTAGGACAATTCAATATTAACAACCTTGAATTTACACAAGCTATTTTACAAGCGGCAGAAGAAGAGAAATCACCTGTTATTTTAGGTGTATCTGAAGGTGCTGCAAAATACATGGGCGGATTTACAACAGTTGTACATATGGTAAAAGGACTGATGGAAGATTATAAAACGTCCGTTCCAGTGGCAATCCATTTAGATCATGGCTCTAGCTTTGAAAAATGTAAAGAAGCGATTGATGCTGGGTTCACATCTGTTATGATTGATGCATCTCATCATTCATTTGAAGAGAACGTAGAAATTACTTCTAATGTTGTGGATTACGCACATGCGCGTAACATTTCAGTAGAAGCTGAGCTTGGAACAGTTGGCGGACAAGAAGACGATGTAGTGGCGGATGGCGTTATTTATGCAAATCCTTCAGAATGTGCGGAGCTAGTAAAACGTACGTCCATTGATTGCTTAGCGCCTGCATTAGGATCTGTTCACGGCCCGTATAAAGGGGAACCTAACTTAGGATTTGAAGAAATGGAAGAAATATCTAAATTAGCAGATCTTCCTTTAGTATTACATGGTGGTACAGGAATTCCAACGCATGATATTGAACGTTCCATTTCTTTAGGAACTGCTAAAATCAATGTAAATACAGAAAATCAAATTGCTGCAACAAACGCAATTCGAAACTATTTAAATGAAAATTCAAGTCAATATGACCCGCGTAAATATTTAATACCAGCACGCGATGCTATTAAAACAACGGTTATCGGAAAAATGCGCGAATTTGGAAGCTCAAACAAAGCATAA
- the fsa gene encoding fructose-6-phosphate aldolase, translated as MKFFIDTANFDEIKEAHAWGILSGVTTNPSLVAKENISFHDRLREITALVDGSVSAEVIALDAEGMIKEGRELAAIAPNITVKLPMTPEGLKACSVFRSEGIKTNVTLIFSANQALLAARAGATYVSPFLGRLDDIGHDGMELIAKIAQIFEIHNIDTEIIAASIRHPQHITDAALNGAHISTTPIKVLKQLFHHPLTDKGIEGFLADWNNRKSE; from the coding sequence ATGAAATTTTTTATAGATACAGCCAATTTCGATGAAATCAAGGAAGCACACGCATGGGGTATTTTATCCGGTGTAACAACAAATCCTTCGTTAGTCGCAAAAGAAAATATTTCTTTCCATGATCGTCTTCGTGAAATTACAGCATTAGTTGACGGATCTGTGAGTGCAGAAGTAATCGCGTTAGATGCGGAAGGTATGATTAAAGAAGGTAGAGAACTTGCTGCAATTGCTCCCAATATTACGGTTAAGCTACCTATGACACCCGAAGGACTTAAAGCATGTTCTGTATTTCGTTCAGAAGGAATTAAAACAAATGTAACGCTTATTTTTTCTGCAAACCAAGCGTTATTAGCAGCCAGAGCTGGGGCAACGTATGTATCTCCATTTCTAGGTCGTCTAGACGACATTGGACACGACGGAATGGAATTAATTGCAAAGATTGCTCAAATTTTCGAGATTCACAACATTGATACAGAAATTATTGCAGCTTCTATTAGACATCCGCAACATATTACAGATGCTGCGTTAAATGGTGCGCATATTTCTACAACACCAATTAAAGTTTTAAAACAATTATTTCATCATCCTTTGACAGACAAAGGAATTGAAGGATTTCTAGCGGATTGGAACAATCGTAAAAGCGAGTAA